A stretch of the Filimonas lacunae genome encodes the following:
- a CDS encoding right-handed parallel beta-helix repeat-containing protein: MRNCKFTPAGRYGLLLLSFVLCQLTARAQPGGCITGGTFTINQSLATGGTNYQTFTEAVAALSCGTLNAPVVFNVASANAVYNEQVIIPQIAGASQVNTITFNGNGNTLTYAASVNTERATVKLNGADHVQFNNLKIQATGSLMAYGVQLLNNADSNSFRKCTITINPGGSLTSYAGIVLSSSPTSATLEGVASCDGNVFEDNAVTGGYYGLTMVGNTDVANQNNIVRRNTFSDFYYGGMYISGASNILVDSNSISRPTRTGIGYFFGIYVTNLNTRLTISRNRIFSPAAGNPVTTNGFYGIYFLSADAYRNLENRVYNNLICQVNNSGDAYGIYNYSSDYALFYNNTIHIDGASTNYAVHGFYLDGTTLGVQFMNNNVAVTRSSNTAKYAVFLASSVSAVESDYNNLYVYSNKGANNIGYSGSARSTLSDWQATGQDAHSVSVDPSFTDLSVNNLVPRNAALDNKGYAGLVTDDIAGNVRSSTTPDMGAYEFAIPACSAATVAGTVLASATEVCENAPVAFNIVNSSVGVSQTFQWQASVNETSGYYNVGTARQTPEMAIQATTTLYYRVMVSCGGNTAYAAPVKLLVHPAFPGGNYVIDKGGSGNFTSFNEAKAAIACGISGPVVFTVKANSGPYNEQLILDSIPGASAINTITFKGNGNRIQFASNDNYNRGVIALNGADYVTFDSLVVDAVGGGYGWGIFITNGSDSNTIHGCTILADVSSSSGNYSGIVISASATNSTDANAPGCDGNVIEGNSITGGYYGISLMSSTAAPTIGNRVLNNVIKDFYYIGIFSGNTRDAMLAGNDISRAGRSGVSSFIGVYAYYVSDNLLVNGNKIHNTFDAAATVTGDTYGVLVASNTATAQPAVVTNNLLYNFNGLGIAYGLYVNIANNVNFYHNTVSLDYKSNASATATYGLYIAGSASKLINFKNNIVSITRGGTGNRYGVYVNSTSATYVSDYNNIYVQGASGGSFYGYASSSKADLAQWRRETTQDAHSTSLDPLYTNAADANFVPLQGYIDNTGTPVGITVDFTGAVRSTTTPDVGAYEFSIPGCIDPPVAGASQVSVASGICMGQKVLLSLTGNSTGGHQRYIWQRAAAENVTYTDISDTLYQPTFTHELASTASYFRAVVLCGTGIAYSTPVKVQLNAGLMAGDYTIDATIAASATNFTSFANAVAAMQCGIEGSVRFLVAPGLYNEQVRIPKIPGASAAATVTFMSADNNASSVTLSFAGTSARNYVLLLDTASFISFKNIKLTALGTAYIRGVVITAASSYDSITGCTIQLPAYTGADTTQAGIYGTDLSGTENRLIKNTITNGATGIYLSGRVYAASRFAITANEVSNDYRQGVYAANITHLVVNNNILTKQGVLSPLVYGLLIDNCDSLSRIEQNSIRITNTASRAYGIAVKNAQATQLSMGYVHGNHIVMNSNSSTVTGLFSYNNTYYKVANNTVSVGTTADSSLGIYNEMNTSISYYNNSVHNTSASVKAVAALFNHIYSNTGRLVMKNNIFSATGGQVAAEINASDYFIYSDYNLFYTGKNTVVRNLGAELSLAQWRDSSQWDIHSLVYKPAFGSEETLAPDVTSPEVWAIHGRGVQVPENSVDGNNVTRPVTLEEGVPDLGAYEFTPSSVPVVLKAQPATPQANATQVFTLGTDTVSVITWGATVPASVEARRYSGVAPEGTVSGQQYMYFYTAFTVDGSGYSPYALRQVYIPSWQGLIASAANIRMGKTNAAGAWDVQAGSSVAPALEMITATGMQELHKITGLKDEKVTLPPVVISASDSSNRGTRFWVAYGHNQSFGTQNNQEMLIYVGAADKEAHVTIQVNGTDWKKSYTVAPGTVAVSDLIPKVGIRDARLLDEGLSERGILIESDVPVTAFAHIYGSANSGATMLLPEGTYGYEYYALASKQYYASGSYSWFYVVAAYDSTVVEITPAKNTVGGHKAGETFTVQLNKGQVYQVMGALINASEGYDVTGSRIKAVANANGRCFPVAVFSGSSRTTIGCGNISPTLGGDNLIQQNFPYRAWGRRYLTAPTSASTNAALFNTSIYKVVVKDKATVVKRNGVVLTDLVDNLYYQFASSQPDYIEADKPVMVAQFMPTMFNSSCTYVGDGDPEMIYLSPLEQGIKEVALYRNAREQINVQYLTLIIPEAGVASLVIDGSNTVDYVTDHPGMPGYKVVVKRWDPENAQTFVKSEQPFTAITYGMGVEETYGYNAGTLVKNQLAQGSFSNIHNPLPDIKNTYTCVSTPLRLQLITTVQPVLLEWELKAVAGLTPNDNIVQSNPVPSHTTTVNGITYYEYNTGTDYVFTEAGDYTIPVHITHPDVEGCNSRLTTLIAVKVVGPVTVDFAVSDNCEGKQVKFSGSSNIADTVGVAGWAWNFGLPGAVSAAKDTVYNYADRGAYDVTLQVTDSVGCIADTLKPVTVGAGPDAVVVPDSVGVCTGNDATFTLESPVAGVEYNWYDAAAAGNVAHTGEEWTLVNVTAPVYYWIESNWNGCLSASRTKIMAYVLPSLQVPVVVASGAGKDSIRFSWMAVTGATGYEVSIDNGITWITPSTGATGLSHTVTGLSLGETITLKVRVLGSCTAAESAPVSATTMQEEVFAPNSLAPNSAGPAETRYFRIYGNMIQHIRLLIFNQWGEKVFETRNVTEGWDGSFKGKLQPTGVYIYVADITLTNGKHVTKKGAVNLIR, from the coding sequence ATGAGAAATTGCAAATTTACACCTGCCGGCAGGTACGGCCTGCTATTGCTGTCGTTTGTGCTCTGTCAATTAACGGCACGGGCGCAGCCGGGTGGTTGTATTACAGGTGGAACTTTTACTATTAACCAGTCGTTAGCTACAGGCGGTACTAATTATCAAACATTTACAGAGGCTGTTGCGGCTTTATCCTGTGGTACACTTAATGCGCCTGTGGTGTTTAACGTAGCTTCTGCCAATGCAGTGTATAACGAGCAGGTGATTATACCACAGATAGCGGGCGCATCACAGGTAAACACCATTACCTTTAATGGAAATGGCAATACCCTTACGTATGCGGCCTCTGTGAACACCGAGCGTGCCACTGTAAAGCTAAACGGGGCAGATCATGTGCAGTTCAACAACCTGAAAATACAGGCTACGGGCAGTTTAATGGCGTATGGTGTACAGCTGCTGAATAATGCCGATTCCAATTCTTTCCGTAAATGTACTATCACTATTAACCCCGGCGGCTCATTGACGTCTTATGCGGGCATTGTGCTAAGTTCCAGCCCTACCAGTGCTACATTAGAAGGGGTGGCAAGTTGTGATGGGAATGTTTTTGAGGATAATGCAGTAACGGGCGGCTATTACGGATTAACCATGGTGGGTAACACCGATGTGGCTAACCAGAACAATATTGTGCGCAGAAATACTTTCAGCGATTTTTATTATGGCGGTATGTATATAAGCGGTGCATCTAATATACTGGTAGATAGCAATAGCATCAGCCGCCCTACACGTACGGGTATTGGTTATTTCTTCGGTATTTATGTAACCAATCTCAATACAAGGCTAACCATATCGCGTAACCGCATCTTTAGCCCTGCTGCGGGTAATCCGGTTACCACCAACGGTTTTTATGGCATTTACTTCCTGTCGGCCGATGCTTACCGCAACCTGGAGAACAGGGTGTACAATAACCTGATTTGCCAGGTGAATAATAGCGGTGATGCCTACGGTATTTATAATTATTCAAGTGACTATGCGTTGTTTTACAATAACACTATTCACATAGATGGGGCATCTACAAATTACGCAGTGCATGGTTTTTACCTGGATGGCACTACTTTGGGGGTGCAGTTCATGAATAATAACGTTGCTGTTACCAGAAGCAGCAACACGGCTAAATATGCTGTATTCCTGGCTTCTTCTGTCAGTGCCGTGGAAAGTGATTATAATAATTTGTATGTATATTCCAATAAGGGGGCGAACAATATTGGCTACAGTGGCAGTGCAAGAAGCACCTTGTCCGATTGGCAGGCAACCGGGCAGGATGCACATTCTGTTTCGGTTGATCCCTCTTTTACCGACCTCTCTGTCAATAACCTGGTACCGCGCAATGCGGCTTTGGATAATAAAGGATATGCGGGCCTGGTAACGGACGATATTGCTGGCAATGTGCGAAGCAGCACTACACCCGATATGGGCGCTTATGAGTTTGCTATACCCGCCTGTAGTGCAGCTACTGTAGCAGGTACGGTGCTGGCATCGGCTACGGAAGTATGTGAGAATGCACCGGTTGCTTTTAATATAGTGAACAGTTCTGTCGGGGTGTCGCAAACATTTCAGTGGCAGGCTTCTGTCAATGAAACCAGTGGCTATTATAATGTTGGCACTGCGCGGCAAACACCGGAAATGGCTATACAGGCCACCACTACGTTGTATTACCGCGTAATGGTAAGCTGTGGTGGAAATACGGCTTATGCGGCACCTGTAAAGTTGCTGGTGCATCCGGCGTTTCCCGGTGGCAATTACGTGATAGACAAAGGAGGTTCGGGTAATTTCACCAGTTTTAATGAAGCAAAGGCGGCTATTGCCTGCGGCATTTCGGGGCCGGTAGTTTTTACGGTAAAAGCAAATAGCGGCCCTTATAACGAGCAGCTGATACTGGATTCTATACCAGGCGCATCGGCTATTAATACCATTACGTTTAAAGGAAACGGCAATCGCATCCAATTTGCATCGAACGATAACTATAACAGGGGGGTGATTGCGCTAAACGGCGCCGATTATGTAACGTTCGACAGCCTGGTGGTGGATGCCGTAGGAGGGGGTTACGGGTGGGGTATATTTATAACGAATGGCTCGGATAGCAACACTATTCATGGCTGTACTATCCTGGCGGATGTAAGCAGCAGTTCCGGTAATTACAGCGGCATCGTTATCAGTGCTTCGGCTACCAACTCTACCGATGCCAATGCGCCGGGCTGTGATGGAAATGTAATAGAAGGGAACAGTATTACCGGTGGGTATTATGGTATCAGTTTAATGAGTTCAACCGCTGCGCCAACAATAGGCAACCGCGTGTTAAACAATGTGATAAAGGATTTTTATTATATCGGTATTTTTTCAGGAAATACGCGTGATGCAATGCTGGCAGGTAATGACATCAGCCGTGCCGGCAGAAGCGGGGTAAGTTCTTTTATAGGTGTATATGCGTATTATGTGAGTGATAATCTGCTGGTGAACGGTAATAAAATACACAACACTTTTGATGCGGCAGCCACTGTTACCGGCGATACCTATGGCGTTTTAGTGGCATCCAATACGGCTACGGCCCAACCTGCCGTTGTTACCAATAACCTGTTGTATAATTTTAACGGGTTGGGTATTGCTTACGGGTTGTATGTGAACATTGCCAACAATGTAAACTTTTATCATAATACGGTATCGCTGGATTACAAGTCTAATGCCAGCGCTACTGCTACCTATGGCTTATATATTGCAGGAAGCGCTTCTAAATTAATTAATTTTAAAAATAATATTGTTAGCATTACCCGTGGGGGTACCGGTAACAGGTATGGAGTGTATGTGAATTCCACCTCGGCCACTTATGTGTCTGACTATAATAACATTTATGTGCAGGGTGCTTCGGGTGGTTCATTCTATGGTTACGCATCCAGCAGTAAGGCCGATCTGGCGCAATGGAGGCGTGAAACCACGCAGGATGCACATTCTACTTCCCTGGATCCGCTATATACCAATGCGGCTGATGCTAATTTTGTGCCTTTACAGGGTTATATAGATAACACCGGCACACCTGTTGGCATAACCGTCGATTTTACAGGTGCTGTAAGAAGCACTACCACACCTGATGTTGGGGCTTATGAGTTTTCGATACCAGGCTGTATCGATCCGCCTGTTGCAGGTGCTTCGCAGGTATCTGTTGCTTCCGGTATTTGTATGGGACAAAAAGTGCTGTTGAGCTTAACCGGTAACAGTACGGGTGGCCATCAGCGTTATATCTGGCAAAGGGCAGCAGCGGAAAATGTTACTTATACAGACATTTCCGATACTCTATATCAACCCACTTTTACCCACGAACTGGCGTCCACCGCCTCTTATTTCAGGGCGGTGGTATTATGCGGAACAGGTATCGCTTATTCTACACCGGTGAAGGTGCAGCTGAACGCAGGCCTGATGGCAGGTGATTATACCATTGATGCAACTATCGCTGCTTCTGCTACTAACTTTACCAGCTTTGCCAATGCGGTGGCGGCCATGCAGTGTGGTATTGAAGGGAGTGTACGCTTCCTGGTGGCGCCCGGTTTGTATAACGAGCAGGTGCGTATACCTAAAATACCGGGTGCTTCGGCAGCGGCTACGGTAACCTTTATGAGTGCAGATAATAATGCTTCATCCGTGACCCTCAGTTTTGCCGGTACCTCTGCCAGAAACTATGTGTTGTTACTGGATACTGCCAGCTTTATCAGCTTTAAGAATATAAAACTGACAGCGTTGGGCACTGCTTATATCAGGGGTGTGGTAATAACAGCTGCTTCTTCTTATGATAGTATTACAGGTTGTACCATTCAACTGCCTGCTTATACCGGTGCTGACACTACCCAGGCTGGTATATATGGTACCGATTTAAGTGGTACGGAAAACAGGTTGATAAAAAATACAATCACCAACGGGGCCACCGGTATTTACTTGTCTGGCCGGGTATATGCAGCCAGCAGGTTTGCCATCACGGCCAATGAGGTATCGAACGATTACCGGCAGGGTGTTTATGCAGCTAATATTACGCACCTGGTGGTAAATAATAACATTCTTACAAAGCAGGGGGTATTGTCGCCCCTGGTGTATGGTTTATTAATAGATAACTGCGACTCTTTAAGTCGTATTGAACAAAACTCCATCCGTATCACCAACACTGCTTCCAGGGCATATGGTATTGCGGTTAAAAATGCACAGGCTACACAGCTTTCAATGGGGTATGTGCATGGCAACCATATTGTAATGAATAGTAACAGCAGCACGGTAACGGGCCTGTTTAGTTACAATAATACCTACTATAAGGTGGCTAATAACACCGTTTCTGTAGGCACTACAGCAGACAGCTCTTTAGGTATTTACAATGAAATGAATACCAGTATAAGCTATTATAATAACTCCGTACACAACACTTCTGCCTCTGTTAAAGCAGTAGCCGCACTGTTTAATCATATTTACAGTAATACCGGCAGGCTTGTTATGAAGAATAACATTTTCTCTGCTACAGGTGGGCAGGTAGCGGCGGAGATTAATGCCAGTGATTATTTTATCTATAGCGATTATAATCTCTTTTATACCGGAAAAAATACTGTAGTGCGTAACCTGGGGGCTGAATTGTCGCTGGCACAATGGCGCGACAGCTCGCAGTGGGACATACATTCGCTGGTATATAAACCTGCTTTTGGCAGTGAAGAAACCCTGGCACCGGATGTTACCTCGCCGGAGGTATGGGCTATACATGGCCGTGGGGTGCAGGTGCCGGAAAACAGTGTGGATGGTAACAATGTTACCCGTCCGGTAACATTGGAAGAAGGCGTACCTGATTTAGGTGCGTACGAGTTTACGCCTTCTTCTGTTCCGGTTGTGTTAAAGGCCCAGCCGGCAACACCGCAGGCTAATGCAACACAGGTGTTTACCTTGGGTACCGATACGGTAAGTGTTATTACCTGGGGGGCTACTGTGCCTGCCTCTGTAGAGGCAAGAAGGTATTCAGGTGTTGCGCCGGAAGGCACGGTAAGCGGGCAGCAATACATGTATTTCTATACTGCTTTTACGGTAGATGGTTCAGGGTATAGCCCCTATGCACTGCGCCAGGTATATATTCCATCATGGCAGGGACTTATTGCCAGTGCTGCGAATATCCGTATGGGCAAAACCAATGCTGCCGGTGCATGGGATGTGCAGGCGGGCAGCAGTGTGGCACCTGCATTGGAAATGATTACTGCAACGGGTATGCAGGAGTTGCATAAGATAACGGGTTTAAAAGATGAGAAAGTAACGCTGCCACCTGTAGTGATCAGTGCATCTGACAGCAGTAACCGGGGCACGCGTTTTTGGGTGGCATATGGTCATAACCAGAGTTTTGGTACGCAAAACAACCAGGAAATGCTCATTTATGTAGGGGCAGCGGATAAGGAAGCCCATGTAACGATACAGGTGAATGGTACAGACTGGAAGAAGAGTTATACGGTAGCGCCGGGAACAGTAGCTGTTTCTGATCTGATACCCAAAGTTGGGATAAGGGATGCACGCCTGCTGGATGAAGGGCTTTCTGAGAGGGGTATTTTAATTGAGAGTGATGTGCCGGTAACAGCTTTTGCGCATATCTATGGTTCGGCCAATTCCGGTGCTACCATGTTATTACCGGAAGGTACTTATGGCTATGAATATTATGCACTTGCTTCTAAGCAATATTATGCAAGCGGTTCTTATTCGTGGTTTTATGTGGTAGCGGCTTACGACAGTACGGTGGTGGAAATAACACCCGCTAAAAATACTGTAGGCGGCCATAAAGCCGGGGAAACGTTTACGGTGCAGTTAAACAAAGGGCAGGTGTACCAGGTGATGGGTGCTTTAATAAATGCCAGTGAAGGATATGATGTAACAGGCAGCAGGATAAAGGCGGTGGCCAATGCTAATGGAAGATGTTTTCCTGTAGCTGTGTTCTCGGGTAGCAGTCGTACTACCATTGGTTGTGGAAATATATCACCCACACTGGGCGGCGATAACCTGATACAACAGAATTTTCCATACCGTGCCTGGGGACGCCGTTATTTAACAGCACCTACATCGGCTTCTACTAATGCTGCGTTGTTTAATACCAGCATTTACAAAGTGGTGGTGAAAGATAAGGCTACCGTAGTTAAAAGAAATGGCGTGGTGCTTACCGATCTGGTAGATAATCTTTATTACCAGTTTGCATCGTCTCAGCCTGATTATATTGAAGCAGATAAGCCGGTGATGGTAGCCCAGTTTATGCCTACCATGTTTAACAGCAGTTGTACCTATGTAGGTGATGGCGATCCTGAAATGATTTACCTGAGTCCGCTGGAGCAGGGTATTAAGGAAGTGGCATTGTACCGCAATGCGCGTGAGCAGATTAACGTGCAATACCTGACGCTTATTATACCGGAAGCCGGAGTTGCTTCCCTGGTAATTGATGGCAGTAATACTGTTGATTATGTAACAGATCATCCGGGCATGCCGGGATATAAAGTAGTAGTGAAGAGATGGGATCCTGAAAATGCGCAAACCTTTGTAAAAAGTGAGCAGCCGTTTACTGCCATTACCTACGGTATGGGCGTGGAAGAAACCTACGGGTATAATGCCGGAACATTAGTGAAGAACCAGCTTGCGCAGGGTAGTTTCTCTAACATACATAACCCGCTGCCGGACATAAAGAATACTTATACCTGTGTGTCTACGCCATTGCGTTTACAATTGATAACAACTGTGCAACCGGTGTTGCTGGAGTGGGAGTTAAAGGCCGTTGCCGGGTTAACACCTAATGACAATATAGTGCAGAGTAATCCGGTTCCATCCCATACCACTACTGTAAATGGCATTACCTATTATGAATACAACACAGGTACTGACTATGTGTTTACAGAAGCGGGCGACTATACAATACCCGTACATATTACACATCCGGATGTGGAAGGGTGTAATTCAAGACTTACAACGTTGATTGCTGTAAAAGTAGTGGGGCCGGTTACTGTTGATTTTGCAGTAAGTGATAACTGTGAAGGTAAGCAGGTGAAATTCAGTGGATCGTCCAATATAGCTGATACGGTGGGTGTGGCTGGCTGGGCATGGAACTTTGGCTTGCCGGGTGCCGTGTCTGCTGCTAAAGATACTGTGTACAATTATGCGGACAGGGGCGCTTATGATGTTACCCTGCAGGTTACGGATAGTGTGGGATGTATAGCAGATACGTTAAAGCCTGTAACCGTAGGGGCTGGTCCGGATGCTGTAGTGGTGCCGGATTCGGTAGGTGTGTGCACAGGTAATGATGCCACCTTTACACTGGAAAGCCCTGTGGCGGGTGTGGAATATAACTGGTATGATGCCGCAGCGGCTGGTAATGTGGCGCATACAGGCGAGGAATGGACCCTGGTAAATGTTACCGCACCTGTATATTATTGGATAGAGAGCAACTGGAACGGATGCCTGAGTGCTTCCAGAACCAAAATAATGGCTTATGTACTGCCTTCGTTACAAGTGCCTGTTGTGGTAGCAAGTGGTGCAGGAAAGGATTCTATCCGTTTTAGCTGGATGGCTGTAACGGGTGCTACGGGGTATGAAGTGAGTATAGATAATGGCATTACGTGGATCACACCTTCCACAGGTGCCACAGGACTTAGTCATACGGTAACCGGCTTGTCGCTGGGAGAAACCATCACATTGAAAGTAAGGGTTTTAGGAAGTTGTACGGCTGCGGAGTCTGCACCGGTTAGTGCTACTACTATGCAGGAAGAGGTATTTGCGCCTAACTCGCTTGCACCTAACAGTGCCGGGCCTGCTGAAACAAGGTACTTCCGCATCTATGGTAATATGATACAGCACATTCGCTTACTCATTTTTAACCAGTGGGGAGAGAAGGTGTTTGAAACCCGCAATGTAACTGAAGGATGGGATGGCAGTTTCAAGGGCAAGCTGCAACCTACGGGGGTGTACATCTATGTAGCAGATATTACTTTAACCAATGGAAAACACGTTACCAAAAAAGGTGCGGTTAACCTTATCAGGTAG